A single genomic interval of Lynx canadensis isolate LIC74 chromosome A2, mLynCan4.pri.v2, whole genome shotgun sequence harbors:
- the RNF133 gene encoding E3 ubiquitin-protein ligase RNF133, translated as MTPLKISTYRNKTASSWLMKFSFLWLLSHSCCRASAVWTAYMNISFHVGNRMLSELGETGVFGRSSTLKRVAGVIVPPDGKTQNACNPSTSFSRLKNSETWLALVERGGCTFTQKIKVAIEKGAGGVIIYNFPGTGNQVFPMSHQAFEDIVVVMIGNLKGVEILHLIQKGVHVTVIVEVGRKHIIWMNHYFVSFVIVTTATLAYFIFYRIRRLWIARIQNRRWQRLTTDLKKAFGQLQLRVLKEGDEEISPNGDSCVVCFELYKPNDTVRILTCKHFFHKSCIDPWILAHGTCPMCKRDILKALGIQVDVEDGTESLQVLMSSELSDALSPDEEQTDSELPPVRGSDEVTPLEAREVPLPPQNDSQPTSVVEDVHPLP; from the coding sequence ATGACTCCACTCAAGATTAGCACTTACAGAAACAAAActgcctcttcctggcttatGAAATTCAGTTTTCTTTGGCTTCTTAGTCACAGTTGTTGCAGAGCCAGTGCTGTCTGGACTGCTTACATGAACATCTCGTTTCATGTTGGGAATCGGATGTTGTCAGAGTTGGGGGAAACGGGAGTGTTTGGAAGAAGCTCCACTTTGAAGAGAGTGGCAGGAGTTATCGTGCCACCTGATGGAAAAACTCAAAATGCATGTAATCCCAGTACCAGTTTCAGCAGATTGAAGAACTCAGAGACCTGGCTTGCACTTGTTGAACGAGGTGGTTGTACCTTCACGCAGAAAATTAAGGTGGCCATTGAGAAGGGAGCCGGCGGAGTGATCATCTACAACTTTCCAGGAACTGGCAATCAGGTTTTTCCCATGTCTCATCAGGCATTTGAAGACATCGTTGTGGTGATGATTGGTAACCTCAAGGGCGTGGAGATTTTGCATTTAATTCAGAAGGGAGTTCACGTTACAGTCATAGTTGAGGTGGGGAGGAAACACATCATCTGGATGAATcattattttgtctcttttgtgaTTGTCACAACTGCTACTTTAGCATATTTCATCTTTTATCGTATTCGGAGACTTTGGATAGCAAGGATTCAGAACCGGAGATGGCAGCGGTTAACAACTGATCTCAAGAAAGCCTTTGGCCAGCTGCAGCTTCGGGTTCTGAAAGAGGGGGATGAGGAAATCAGTCCAAATGGAGATAGCTGCGTAGTTTGCTTTGAACTCTATAAGCCTAATGATACAGTTCGTATTCTCACTTGTAAACACTTTTTCCACAAGAGTTGCATTGACCCCTGGATTCTGGCCCATGGGACGTGCCCCATGTGCAAACGTGACATTCTTAAAGCTTTGGGTATTCAGGTGGATGTTGAAGATGGGACAGAATCTTTGCAGGTTCTCATGTCAAGTGAATTGTCCGATGCCCTGTCCCCTGATGAAGAACAGACAGACAGTGAACTTCCTCCTGTGAGAGGATCTGACGAAGTGACCCCTTTGGAAGCGAGGGAGGTGCCGCTGCCCCCTCAGAATGACAGCCAGCCTACTTCAGTAGTTGAAGATGTTCATCCTTTACCTTGA
- the RNF148 gene encoding RING finger protein 148, with protein sequence MSLLRITPSTHSSVSSQLLRLSIFLLLSLSGSKGKAIWTAHLNITFQVGNRIISELGESGVFGNHSPLERVSGVAVLPEGWNQNACNPMTNFSRPEQADSWLALIERGGCTFTHKINVAAEKGANGVIIYNYPGTGNKVFPMSHQGTENIVAVMIGNLKGMELLHLIQKGVYVTIIIEVGRMHMPWLSHYVMSLFTFLAATVAYLFLYCAWRPRGPNSSTRRRRQMKADVKKAIGQLQLRVLKEGDKELDPNEDSCVVCFDIYKPQDVVRILTCKHFFHKTCIDPWLLAHRTCPMCKCDILKTSTQTIF encoded by the coding sequence ATGAGCCTACTTAGAATTACTCCTTCGACTCATAGTTCTGTTTCATCTCAACTATTGAGGCTTAGCATCTTTCTACTACTTAGCCTTTCTGGCTCAAAAGGAAAAGCCATTTGGACAGCCCACCTGAATATAACATTTCAGGTGGGAAATCGGATTATATCTGAATTAGGAGAGAGTGGAGTGTTCGGAAATCATTCTCCTTTGGAAAGGGTGTCTGGTGTGGCGGTACTTCCTGAAGGATGGAATCAGAATGCTTGTAATCCTATGACCAACTTCAGCAGACCTGAACAAGCAGACTCTTGGTTGGCCCTCATTGAACGGGGAGGCTGTACTTTTACACATAAAATCAACGTGGCAGCAGAGAAGGGAGCAAATGGGGTGATCATCTATAACTATCCAGGTACGGGTAACAAAGTATTTCCCATGTCTCACCAGGGAACGGAAAATATAGTTGCAGTAATGATAGGCAACTTGAAAGGCATGGAACTTTTGCATTTGATTCAGAAAGGAGTCTACGTGACGATCATCATTGAGGTGGGAAGAATGCACATGCCATGGCTGAGCCATTATGTCATGTCTCTCTTTACCTTCCTGGCTGCCACAGTTGCCTACCTTTTCTTGTACTGTGCTTGGAGACCTAGAGGGCCCAATTCTTCCACCAGGAGGCGAAGACAGATGAAAGCAGATGTGAAGAAAGCTATCGGTCAGCTTCAACTGCGAGTGCTCAAGGAGGGGGATAAGGAACTAGATCCAAACGAAGACAGTTGTGTTGTTTGCTTTGACATCTACAAACCCCAAGATGTAGTACGTATTTTAacttgcaaacattttttccatAAGACGTGCATTGACCCCTGGCTTTTAGCACACAGGACGTGCCCCATGTGCAAGTGTGACATTCTGAAAACTTCAACCCAGACAATCTTCTGA